One genomic segment of Candidatus Nomurabacteria bacterium includes these proteins:
- a CDS encoding YdeI/OmpD-associated family protein — protein sequence MIGIKVSTGVVHKVPEDLKKKLLSDQDILTRWNSLTPLARNEWICWVTIVKRPETRKSHIVRLGEDISKGKRRPCCWSGCPHRQRSKSGRN from the coding sequence ATGATTGGAATAAAAGTATCTACTGGTGTAGTTCACAAAGTCCCTGAAGATCTAAAAAAGAAGTTGTTGTCTGATCAAGATATTTTGACAAGATGGAATTCTCTAACACCTCTTGCTCGTAACGAATGGATCTGTTGGGTGACAATTGTGAAAAGACCAGAAACAAGAAAGTCCCACATCGTCAGGTTAGGGGAGGATATATCTAAAGGTAAACGTAGACCTTGTTGCTGGTCGGGCTGTCCACATCGACAGCGTAGCAAAAGTGGCAGAAATTAG
- the tnpA gene encoding IS200/IS605 family transposase: MKKYWSGSHTKHRLRYHVVWIPKRRKNILRKDISTRITEILYEGCKLNKWWIEELAIKTDHVHMLIQIKPRESLSSVMHKIKGVSSRLLKQEYPDLDEFLWGDSFWCDGYFAVTVGEIEEGVVKRYISSQS; this comes from the coding sequence GTGAAGAAATATTGGAGCGGATCTCACACAAAACACAGACTTCGGTATCATGTAGTCTGGATACCCAAAAGGAGAAAGAACATCCTTCGTAAGGATATATCAACACGCATAACAGAGATATTGTATGAAGGTTGTAAACTAAATAAATGGTGGATAGAGGAATTAGCAATCAAGACTGATCATGTTCATATGTTAATCCAAATTAAACCACGAGAGAGTTTATCATCGGTAATGCATAAGATTAAAGGTGTGAGTAGTCGATTATTAAAACAAGAGTATCCAGACCTAGATGAGTTTCTATGGGGGGATAGCTTTTGGTGTGACGGCTATTTTGCAGTAACAGTAGGTGAGATAGAAGAGGGGGTGGTAAAAAGGTACATTTCTTCACAATCCTAA